In the Gemmatimonadaceae bacterium genome, CATGTCTCACTGGTGGTGGGGCCTGACGGCTATCGGGCGTTGCCGCAATTGCTGGACGGTGCGCGGCATGGCGAACGCTTCACCGCCACCGACTTTGATCTCGAGGAGCACTACGAGGACGTGGTCGCGCGCCGCTTTGAAGGCGTGAAGGCGTGGATTCCGGTGCAGCGCGGGTGCAACTATCGGTGCACCTACTGCATTGTGCCGTATACGCGCGGCGAAGAGCGCAGCCGCAAGCTGGACGATGTGGTGCGCGAGACGCGCGAAGTCGTGGCGCAGGGGCTTTCCGAGGTGGTGCTGCTGGGGCAGACCGTCAATTCGTACCACGACGGCACCCACGACTTTGCCGATCTGTTGCGCGCGGTCGCTGCCGTCGATGGCATTCGCCGGGTTCGCTATACCAGTCCGCATCCGAATGACTTCAGCGACCGCGTCATCGCCGCCATGGCGGAAGTCCCCGAAGTGTGCGAGCACGTCCACCTGCCGATGCAGAGCGGCTCCACGGTCATGCTCAAGCGTATGCTGCGACGCTATTCGCGCGAGGACTATCTGGCGTGTGTGGAGCGATTGCGCGCCGCCATTCCCGGCGTGGCCCTCACCACCGACATCATCGTCGGATTCCCCGGTGAGACCGACGACGAGTTCGAGGACACGCTGTCGTTGTGCCGCGACGTCCGCTTCAACGACGCGTTCATGTTCAAGTTCTCCATGCGCGAAGGGACGCCAGCCACCCGCATGCCGGCGGAGTGGACGGTGCCCGAGCACGTGGTGACCGAGCGCTTTGATCGACTGCTGGCCACGGTGCGAGGCATTTCACGGGAAATCAACCTGGCGCGATTGGGCTCGCGCGTGGAAGTGTTGGTGGAGAAGGTCGCGCGCGACGGTGCATTGTTGCAGGCACGGTCCCGGGACTTCAAGACGGTGATGGTGCCGGCGGCATCGGCGAGCATTGGCGACTACCTCACTGTTGAATTGACGGGAACCACGGGCGCGACGTTCACGGGTACCCGTACGACGGGCAGGGCCCTGCCCATGCAGGTCGGATAGGCGCGTTCCGGCGTCGATGCGCATTCCGCGTTTGGAGTGTGCGAATGGCGTCGAATCGGTAACACACGCGGCTGTCAGTCGATGTACTGTGGCGCATGCCGCCACTCATCCACGTCGCCGTCGGCTGGCTGGTCGGCGTATTTCTCGGATCCGTCCAGTCACTGGCCACCGTTCCGCTTCCGCTCACCGCAGTGGCCGGCGCCGTCGTCGGTGCGTGCTCCGCCTTGGTGGCCGCGTGCGAATACACATCGCCGCGTAAACGGGCATTCGTCGGCGCCATCGCGGCGATCGGCGCGGCCGGGGTGCTCAGCGCGCGCGCGACGGTTTCGCATGATGGCGTCTGCCGTGCCGCGATCGCGTCAGCGATCTCGCGTGGCGCCCCGGTGCTGGTGGTGTTCGACGATCGCGTGGCACCGCGTCTTTCCGCACGAGGCATGGCGACCGCAGACGGAAGGCTGGCCCGGTGCGACACACCCATCCTGGCCCGCATCGCAACCGGTGCCGCACCGGCGGGGCACTGGAGGCAATTTCGTGGCACCGCGCTGATAACCAGTCGCGGGCTTCGGCTTGAGGGCAACCTCATGGCGGCCACGAGCCCACGTCGCGACTGGCGACGGACACTGCGCGGCCGCACCGGCGAAATCATCGATCGGGATTTCGGTCGCAATGCGCCCCTGGTACGCGCACTACTGATTGCCGATCAGGATGGGATTGCCCCCAACGTGCGCGACACGTTTGCCGATGCGGGCCTCGTGCACATGCTCTCCATCTCCGGGTTGCATGTGGCGATCATCGCCGGCGCGCTCCTGACCGTCTTGAGCGCGATGCGGATATCGCGCACGATTTCCTACGCCGTGGCGATGACGGTCATCACGGGGTATGTCGTGGTGCTCGGCGCACCGCCACCGGCGGTGCGCAGCGCGGTCATGCTGGCGGTGGTCGGACTGTCTGAACGGCT is a window encoding:
- the miaB gene encoding tRNA (N6-isopentenyl adenosine(37)-C2)-methylthiotransferase MiaB encodes the protein MTVAPLSSKPTVYIETYGCQMNVSDSELMYGTLTAHGYTAVDAPDGADVILVNTCAIRENAETRVIGRLGELKRFMKPGSIVGVTGCMAQRLGPRLLTQAKHVSLVVGPDGYRALPQLLDGARHGERFTATDFDLEEHYEDVVARRFEGVKAWIPVQRGCNYRCTYCIVPYTRGEERSRKLDDVVRETREVVAQGLSEVVLLGQTVNSYHDGTHDFADLLRAVAAVDGIRRVRYTSPHPNDFSDRVIAAMAEVPEVCEHVHLPMQSGSTVMLKRMLRRYSREDYLACVERLRAAIPGVALTTDIIVGFPGETDDEFEDTLSLCRDVRFNDAFMFKFSMREGTPATRMPAEWTVPEHVVTERFDRLLATVRGISREINLARLGSRVEVLVEKVARDGALLQARSRDFKTVMVPAASASIGDYLTVELTGTTGATFTGTRTTGRALPMQVG